Proteins encoded by one window of Enterococcus saccharolyticus subsp. saccharolyticus:
- a CDS encoding XRE family transcriptional regulator, which translates to MEDGKAYKMNLELIKKARIEKGDSLQKMVNLIEVLDKTKYYRRENGIINFKPEEIPLIAHILEIPLEKMFIKVSKKEIHCSK; encoded by the coding sequence ATGGAGGATGGAAAAGCCTATAAGATGAATTTGGAACTAATCAAAAAAGCCCGTATTGAAAAAGGGGATTCCTTACAAAAAATGGTTAATTTAATTGAAGTGTTAGATAAAACAAAATATTATCGGCGCGAGAACGGCATCATCAATTTTAAACCGGAAGAGATTCCGCTCATTGCGCATATTTTAGAGATTCCATTAGAGAAGATGTTTATTAAAGTTTCGAAAAAGGAGATTCATTGTTCAAAATAA
- a CDS encoding ABC transporter permease subunit (The N-terminal region of this protein, as described by TIGR01726, is a three transmembrane segment that identifies a subfamily of ABC transporter permease subunits, which specificities that include histidine, arginine, glutamine, glutamate, L-cystine (sic), the opines (in Agrobacterium) octopine and nopaline, etc.), translating to MKKKATLLVLFSFIATLFLGITSTNFADENDDTFRVGMEAAYAPFNWTQTNDAHGAVPKSGEKNTYVGGYDVEIAKRIADGLGKKLEVVAIQWDGLVPALNSNKIDAIVAGMSPTEERRKEISFTDPYYESHLVVVVQKEGNYANAKSLADLEGAKVTAQLNTFHYSVIDQIPGVQKQQAQQNFSAMRVALSSGVIDGYVSERPEGVTAANVNKNFKMLEFAEADGFQTNPEDVQVAVGMRKNDENIAKVNDILATIPQEERNKIMDDAVANQPSASDEEEAGLFQVFKNIITQYGGLFLRGAGITVFVAIFSTIAGTFIGLLVGVFRTLPDSDNPVARFFQKIINWILTIYIEVFRGTPMMVQAMVIFYGLALAFQIDLNRTIAALLIVSVNTGAYMSEIVRGGIFAVDKGQFEAAQAIGMTHRQTMTKVVLPQVVRNILPAIGNETVINIKDTAVLSVISVGDLFYQGTAAAGTNLLFFQTFTIIGAIYLVLTITATRLLRLMEKKMDGPSAYVRLEETEETQQ from the coding sequence ATGAAAAAGAAAGCAACCTTATTGGTCTTATTTTCATTTATCGCAACATTATTTTTGGGAATCACATCAACAAATTTTGCAGATGAAAATGACGATACGTTCCGTGTTGGGATGGAAGCAGCGTATGCGCCATTTAACTGGACACAAACAAATGATGCACATGGTGCTGTACCGAAAAGTGGAGAAAAAAATACATACGTCGGTGGGTATGACGTTGAAATAGCCAAACGAATTGCTGACGGATTAGGCAAAAAATTAGAAGTCGTTGCAATTCAATGGGATGGTCTTGTACCAGCCTTGAATTCCAATAAAATTGACGCCATTGTTGCTGGGATGTCCCCGACTGAAGAGCGTCGAAAAGAAATTTCCTTTACAGATCCTTATTATGAGTCACATTTAGTCGTAGTTGTTCAAAAAGAAGGCAACTATGCAAATGCCAAAAGTTTAGCCGATTTGGAAGGTGCTAAAGTAACTGCACAATTAAATACTTTCCATTATAGCGTGATTGATCAAATTCCAGGGGTACAAAAACAACAAGCTCAGCAAAACTTTTCAGCAATGCGTGTTGCCCTTTCTTCAGGTGTTATTGACGGGTATGTCAGCGAACGTCCAGAAGGTGTGACCGCAGCCAACGTCAACAAAAACTTTAAAATGCTTGAGTTTGCTGAAGCAGATGGTTTCCAAACGAATCCAGAAGATGTCCAAGTAGCTGTCGGCATGCGCAAAAACGATGAAAATATTGCCAAAGTCAATGACATTTTAGCAACGATTCCTCAAGAAGAACGCAATAAAATTATGGATGATGCGGTAGCCAACCAACCTTCTGCATCAGATGAAGAAGAAGCTGGACTTTTCCAAGTCTTTAAAAATATCATTACTCAATACGGTGGCTTATTCTTACGTGGTGCCGGTATTACTGTCTTCGTTGCGATTTTCTCAACTATCGCTGGTACTTTCATTGGTTTATTAGTCGGTGTTTTCCGTACACTACCAGATTCAGATAATCCAGTTGCTCGTTTCTTCCAAAAAATTATCAATTGGATTCTAACAATTTATATTGAAGTTTTCCGTGGTACGCCAATGATGGTACAAGCAATGGTTATCTTCTACGGCTTAGCTCTTGCTTTCCAAATCGATTTAAATCGAACCATTGCCGCGTTATTAATCGTCTCTGTGAATACTGGTGCTTACATGTCTGAAATCGTCCGTGGGGGGATTTTCGCTGTTGATAAAGGTCAATTCGAAGCCGCACAAGCTATTGGTATGACGCATCGCCAAACAATGACCAAAGTTGTTTTACCACAAGTTGTCCGTAATATCTTACCAGCAATCGGTAATGAAACAGTCATTAATATTAAAGATACTGCCGTTTTAAGTGTAATCAGTGTTGGTGACTTGTTCTATCAAGGAACGGCTGCTGCCGGAACTAACTTATTGTTCTTCCAAACGTTTACCATTATCGGGGCAATTTATCTTGTCTTAACCATTACAGCAACGCGTCTTTTACGCTTAATGGAAAAGAAAATGGACGGCCCTTCTGCGTATGTTCGTTTAGAAGAAACTGAAGAAACCCAACAATAA
- a CDS encoding heavy metal translocating P-type ATPase — MLTMNPNNHEMHHTHHDEHSHMHEMNHQQMTGMEHSMHMGNFKQKFWLSFVLAIPIIVLSPMMGLELPFQFSFPGSEWVVLILATILFFYGGQPFLSGAKMELKQKNPAMMTLISLGITVSYLYSVYSFVATHFFHQHVMDFFWELASLIVIMLLGHWIEMNAVSNASNALQKLAELLPDEVTKLHADGHEERLSLQAVYEKDILIVRAGDKMPTDGVILKGQSIVDESAVTGESKGVKKAIGDRVIGGSVNGDGTIQIQVTGTGKTGYLAKVMEMVRKAQAEKSHLEALSDKVAKWLFYVALTVGLIAFIIWLSFTDLPTALERMVTVFIIACPHALGLAIPLVVARATSIAAKSGLLLKNRNALENAHDIEMIFLDKTGTLTQGTFAVTGVEVMDTTYSSETMLKYIGALEASANHPIATGIMNYLKEKQITPYTAQDEQNISGVGLSGSIEGKTVKIINQKELQRIGQTIDTHLLQPYQEQGNTISFLIIDDQLIGFIALGDTIKPEAQQFIAQLQQRGIEPVMLTGDNEEAAKNVAHYLNMTTYYANLLPDDKERIVSDWTKKDKRLMMVGDGINDAPSLARATIGVAIGAGTDVAIDSADVVLTNSNPEDILHFLNLAQATRKKMIQNLWWGAGYNILAIPLAAGVLAPFGFLLSPAVGAILMSLSTIVVALNAMTLTLKKGL; from the coding sequence GTGCTTACAATGAATCCCAATAATCACGAAATGCATCATACACATCACGATGAACATTCTCACATGCACGAAATGAACCATCAACAGATGACTGGCATGGAGCATTCCATGCATATGGGGAATTTCAAACAAAAATTTTGGCTCTCTTTCGTATTGGCAATTCCTATTATTGTGTTGTCCCCAATGATGGGGCTGGAGTTACCGTTTCAATTTAGTTTTCCCGGATCAGAATGGGTCGTATTAATTTTAGCAACTATTCTCTTTTTCTATGGAGGACAACCTTTTTTAAGTGGCGCCAAAATGGAACTCAAGCAAAAAAATCCCGCAATGATGACTTTGATTTCTTTAGGAATTACGGTTTCTTATCTTTACAGTGTTTATTCGTTTGTCGCGACACATTTTTTTCATCAACATGTGATGGACTTCTTTTGGGAACTGGCTAGCTTGATTGTCATTATGTTATTAGGGCATTGGATTGAGATGAATGCTGTTTCTAATGCTAGTAATGCCTTACAAAAATTAGCTGAACTGTTGCCTGATGAAGTAACAAAGCTACATGCTGATGGTCATGAAGAACGACTTTCTCTACAAGCTGTTTACGAAAAAGATATCTTAATCGTTCGCGCAGGAGATAAGATGCCCACAGATGGGGTAATTTTGAAAGGTCAATCAATTGTTGACGAATCTGCAGTAACTGGCGAATCCAAAGGGGTTAAAAAAGCAATTGGCGACCGTGTCATTGGGGGTTCCGTCAATGGCGATGGCACGATTCAAATTCAAGTGACAGGCACAGGCAAAACGGGCTATTTGGCAAAAGTAATGGAAATGGTTCGCAAAGCACAAGCTGAAAAATCGCATTTAGAAGCATTATCCGACAAAGTTGCGAAATGGCTCTTTTATGTCGCCTTAACCGTAGGATTGATTGCTTTTATTATCTGGCTCTCTTTTACCGATTTACCGACTGCCTTAGAACGCATGGTCACCGTTTTTATCATCGCATGTCCTCATGCTTTAGGTTTAGCTATTCCTTTAGTAGTAGCGCGCGCCACTTCCATCGCTGCCAAAAGTGGGCTTTTGTTAAAAAATCGCAATGCGCTTGAAAATGCCCATGATATTGAGATGATTTTCTTAGATAAAACAGGAACGCTGACCCAAGGAACGTTTGCTGTGACCGGTGTTGAAGTGATGGATACCACTTACTCTAGTGAAACGATGCTAAAATATATTGGTGCATTAGAAGCGTCCGCAAACCATCCAATTGCAACAGGAATTATGAACTATTTAAAAGAGAAACAAATCACGCCTTACACAGCACAAGACGAACAAAATATTTCTGGGGTAGGATTATCTGGAAGTATCGAAGGTAAAACGGTTAAGATTATTAATCAAAAAGAGCTGCAACGAATAGGACAAACCATCGATACTCATTTGCTTCAACCGTATCAAGAACAAGGCAATACCATCAGTTTTCTGATAATTGACGACCAGCTAATTGGGTTTATCGCGTTAGGAGACACAATCAAGCCAGAAGCCCAACAGTTCATCGCTCAATTACAACAACGCGGCATTGAACCGGTCATGCTAACTGGTGACAATGAAGAAGCAGCTAAAAATGTAGCTCACTATTTAAACATGACCACTTACTACGCAAATTTATTGCCTGACGACAAAGAACGGATTGTCTCTGATTGGACAAAAAAAGATAAACGACTCATGATGGTTGGTGATGGTATTAATGATGCCCCTAGTCTAGCTCGTGCGACAATTGGCGTAGCTATCGGTGCTGGGACGGATGTTGCCATTGATTCTGCCGATGTCGTATTGACCAATAGCAATCCTGAAGATATTTTACATTTCTTGAATTTAGCCCAAGCGACGCGTAAGAAAATGATTCAAAATCTTTGGTGGGGTGCTGGTTATAACATTCTGGCAATTCCCTTAGCAGCAGGTGTGTTAGCCCCCTTTGGATTTTTATTGAGTCCGGCAGTCGGCGCCATTTTGATGTCACTTAGTACGATTGTAGTAGCCTTAAATGCGATGACATTAACACTCAAAAAAGGACTATGA
- a CDS encoding deoxynucleoside kinase, whose product MSVIVLAGTIGAGKSSLTALLANRLGSQAFYESVDDNEVLPLFYEDPNKYAFLLQIYFLNKRFDSIKQALKDDNNVLDRSIYEDSLLFHLNADLGRATDTEVRVYDELLANMLEELPYASHKKHPDLLVHIRVSFPTMLERIKKRGREFEQIEHDPDLYDYYEELNRRYDQWFAEYDASPKIQIDGDQLNFVEDTQAAETVLDVIEAKLQEIRQEVQ is encoded by the coding sequence ATGAGTGTGATTGTATTAGCAGGAACGATTGGTGCCGGGAAGTCAAGTTTGACAGCATTATTGGCTAATCGTCTAGGTAGTCAAGCTTTTTATGAATCCGTTGATGACAACGAAGTGTTGCCACTGTTTTATGAAGATCCAAATAAATATGCTTTTTTATTACAAATTTATTTTTTAAATAAACGTTTTGACAGTATTAAACAAGCGTTAAAAGATGATAATAATGTATTGGATCGGTCGATTTATGAAGATTCTTTATTGTTTCATTTGAATGCGGATTTAGGTCGTGCAACGGATACTGAAGTACGCGTGTATGATGAGTTATTAGCCAATATGTTAGAAGAATTACCGTATGCTTCACATAAAAAACATCCTGATTTGTTGGTTCATATTCGTGTATCTTTCCCAACCATGTTGGAACGCATCAAAAAACGTGGTCGCGAGTTTGAACAAATTGAACACGATCCAGATTTATATGATTATTATGAAGAATTGAATCGTCGTTACGATCAATGGTTTGCTGAATATGATGCAAGTCCGAAAATTCAAATTGATGGCGATCAACTGAATTTTGTAGAAGATACGCAAGCTGCTGAAACAGTCTTGGATGTAATTGAAGCAAAATTACAAGAGATCCGTCAAGAAGTGCAGTAA
- a CDS encoding amino acid ABC transporter ATP-binding protein: MSAIIEINHLKKSFGSNEVLKDINATVNKGEVLTIIGSSGSGKSTLLRCINLLEKPTSGKILYKGENVLAKGYSLPKYRTHLGMVFQSFNLFNNMDVLENCVTGQVTVLKRNREEAKQVALENLKKVGMERFVSAKPAQLSGGQKQRVAIARALSMNPDVMLFDEPTSALDPEMVGEVLKTMKDLAETGLTMVIVTHEMGFAKEVSDRVIFMDKGVIAEEGTPEDIFVHPKEVRTKEFLHRVLND, encoded by the coding sequence ATGTCAGCAATTATTGAAATTAACCATTTAAAGAAAAGCTTTGGTTCAAACGAAGTCTTAAAAGATATCAATGCGACCGTGAATAAAGGCGAAGTCTTAACCATCATCGGTTCTTCTGGATCAGGGAAATCCACTTTATTACGTTGCATTAACTTGTTAGAAAAACCAACAAGCGGGAAAATTTTATATAAAGGTGAAAATGTTTTAGCAAAAGGTTACAGCTTACCAAAATACCGTACGCATTTAGGGATGGTTTTCCAATCATTCAATTTATTTAACAATATGGATGTGTTAGAGAACTGTGTCACAGGGCAAGTAACTGTTTTAAAACGCAATCGTGAAGAAGCCAAACAAGTGGCGTTAGAAAACTTGAAAAAAGTCGGCATGGAACGTTTTGTTTCTGCCAAACCAGCACAATTATCAGGTGGACAAAAACAACGTGTCGCAATTGCACGTGCATTATCCATGAATCCTGATGTGATGCTATTTGACGAACCTACTTCTGCACTCGATCCAGAAATGGTTGGTGAAGTATTAAAAACAATGAAAGATTTAGCAGAAACTGGCTTAACCATGGTGATTGTTACCCATGAAATGGGCTTTGCTAAAGAAGTTTCTGATCGTGTCATTTTCATGGATAAAGGGGTTATCGCCGAAGAAGGTACTCCTGAAGATATTTTTGTTCATCCAAAAGAAGTACGTACCAAGGAGTTTTTACATCGTGTATTAAACGATTAA
- the mvaD gene encoding diphosphomevalonate decarboxylase has translation MYNGKARAYTNIALIKYWGKKDKELILPMNNSLSLTLDAFYTETSVSFSPYHTKDSFVLDGQLQDEKATAKVSRFLDIARKKAGVNDFAQVESQNFVPTAAGLASSASGLAALAGACNDALQLGLSEKELSQLARRGSGSACRSVFGGFVEWEKGHSDDTSYAQVVPSDDWEEELAMIFILINDQQKDVSSRDGMERTVATSDFYDGWLETVSRDIQTAKQAIAAKDFQALGEVTEANGLKMHATTLAATPPFTYWSPDSLKAMNKVRQIRQTGLACYFTMDAGPNVKVLCQKKDVSAILAALQEDFTKEQLTCAYAGEGLKSLEMEVAK, from the coding sequence ATGTATAATGGAAAAGCACGTGCATATACAAATATTGCCTTAATCAAATATTGGGGAAAAAAAGACAAAGAATTAATTTTACCGATGAACAATAGTTTGTCCTTAACTTTAGATGCTTTTTACACAGAAACAAGTGTCTCTTTCTCTCCCTATCACACCAAAGATAGTTTTGTATTAGATGGACAACTACAAGACGAAAAAGCGACTGCCAAAGTTAGCCGCTTCTTAGATATTGCTCGTAAAAAAGCTGGTGTGAACGACTTTGCTCAAGTTGAAAGTCAAAATTTCGTTCCTACTGCTGCTGGTTTAGCTTCTTCTGCTAGTGGATTAGCTGCTTTAGCTGGTGCTTGTAATGATGCCTTACAATTAGGTTTATCAGAAAAAGAACTCTCACAACTTGCTCGCCGTGGTTCTGGTTCTGCTTGTCGTAGTGTCTTTGGCGGGTTTGTTGAATGGGAAAAAGGGCATTCAGATGACACCTCCTATGCGCAAGTCGTTCCTTCTGATGACTGGGAAGAAGAATTGGCCATGATTTTTATTTTGATTAATGACCAACAAAAAGATGTCTCTAGTCGTGATGGTATGGAACGAACAGTCGCTACATCTGATTTTTACGATGGTTGGCTAGAAACTGTTAGCCGAGATATTCAAACAGCGAAACAAGCGATTGCTGCCAAAGACTTCCAAGCATTAGGCGAAGTAACTGAAGCCAATGGGTTAAAAATGCACGCCACTACTTTAGCAGCAACACCACCTTTTACTTATTGGTCACCAGATAGCTTAAAAGCGATGAATAAAGTCCGTCAAATTCGTCAAACAGGACTTGCTTGTTACTTTACAATGGATGCTGGTCCAAATGTCAAAGTCTTATGTCAGAAAAAAGATGTCTCCGCCATTTTAGCGGCCTTACAAGAAGACTTTACCAAAGAACAATTAACCTGTGCGTATGCCGGTGAAGGGTTGAAATCTTTAGAAATGGAAGTGGCAAAATGA
- the mvk gene encoding mevalonate kinase — MLAQGIGKATGKIILMGEHSVVYGEPAIAFPFSGTQVIATVKENQVVSLCSTYHEGTFDQAPLGLANIQQLTTKLQQHLHTPNFHLTIQSTIPSERGMGSSAAVAVAVTRAFFDWQEKNLSQATLLEYVNFSESIAHGNPSGIDAAATSGNNPIYFERGKDFLPFPLNIDAYLLVADTGIKGQTRAAVRSVAALFETAPDETSLAIHQLGVLAKTAKEAIVHNEAKKLGLAMTKAQDYLKQLTVSNNTLDTCMELALTEGALGAKLTGGGRGGCFLVLCDTKEKAEIIATKLKAYGVKDIWLQGLGVYQHV, encoded by the coding sequence ATGTTAGCACAGGGTATTGGAAAAGCCACTGGAAAAATTATTTTGATGGGAGAACATTCTGTCGTTTATGGCGAACCAGCAATTGCGTTTCCTTTTAGCGGGACACAAGTTATCGCTACTGTGAAAGAAAATCAGGTTGTGTCGTTATGCTCTACTTATCACGAAGGAACATTCGACCAAGCACCTTTAGGATTAGCAAATATCCAACAATTAACCACCAAACTACAACAACATTTACATACGCCCAACTTTCATTTAACCATTCAAAGCACTATTCCTTCTGAACGTGGAATGGGATCAAGCGCTGCTGTAGCTGTAGCTGTGACACGTGCTTTTTTTGACTGGCAAGAAAAAAATTTGTCACAAGCAACCTTGCTTGAATATGTGAATTTTTCAGAAAGCATTGCGCATGGCAATCCAAGTGGGATCGATGCTGCCGCAACAAGTGGCAACAACCCTATCTATTTTGAGCGTGGCAAAGACTTTTTGCCTTTCCCTCTAAATATTGATGCCTATTTATTAGTCGCTGATACGGGAATTAAAGGACAAACACGCGCAGCTGTTCGTTCAGTCGCAGCTTTATTTGAAACAGCGCCCGATGAAACCAGTTTAGCTATTCATCAATTGGGGGTATTAGCCAAAACAGCCAAAGAAGCAATTGTTCATAACGAAGCCAAAAAACTTGGACTTGCTATGACAAAAGCACAAGACTATTTAAAACAATTAACCGTCAGCAATAACACCTTAGATACTTGCATGGAACTAGCATTAACTGAAGGTGCACTTGGCGCCAAACTAACTGGTGGCGGTCGTGGAGGGTGTTTTCTAGTCCTTTGTGACACCAAAGAAAAAGCCGAAATAATTGCGACGAAACTAAAAGCATATGGAGTCAAAGATATTTGGCTTCAAGGATTAGGAGTTTATCAACATGTATAA
- the brnQ gene encoding branched-chain amino acid transport system II carrier protein, whose translation MEKKLIFKDYLYIGSMLFGLFFGAGNLIFPVHMGQEAGANVFAANLGFLVTGIGLPFLGVIAIGSSQSNGLFDLASKINKKYAFIFTILLYLVIGPFFALPRLATTSFEIGLAPFIPEKQITLVLALFSLLFFFTAWWFARKPSKLLDYIGKFLNPLFLLLLGILLLMAFIKPMGAINSAPVQTAYESNAFFKGFVEGYNTLDALASLAFGIIIVTTIRHRGITRPATIAIDTIKSGAISIVLMGVIYSLLSYMGTMSLGTFALSQNGGIALAQIAQHYLGTFGSIVLALIVIIACLKTAIGLISAFSETFIELFPKQNYLFFATSVSLMACLFANIGLTKIIEFSTPVLMFLYPLAMTLILLAIIGPLFKHDSRVYQMTTYFTLIASIIDGLNASPKFLANTSFAQWMIHLGEEYLPLFAIGMGWVLPAFIGFVIGISWYLIDRK comes from the coding sequence ATGGAAAAAAAATTAATATTCAAAGATTATCTTTATATTGGTTCCATGTTATTTGGATTATTTTTTGGAGCAGGTAACTTAATTTTTCCTGTTCATATGGGACAAGAAGCAGGGGCAAATGTTTTTGCTGCAAATTTAGGATTTTTAGTAACAGGAATTGGCTTACCTTTTTTAGGTGTGATTGCTATTGGGAGTTCCCAAAGCAATGGATTATTTGATTTAGCATCAAAAATTAATAAGAAATATGCCTTTATTTTTACCATTTTACTTTATTTAGTTATCGGTCCCTTTTTCGCGCTTCCTCGTTTAGCCACCACTTCTTTTGAAATCGGGCTAGCTCCTTTTATACCTGAAAAGCAAATAACATTGGTGTTAGCTTTATTCAGTCTATTGTTTTTCTTTACTGCGTGGTGGTTTGCGCGTAAACCGTCAAAATTATTGGACTATATTGGAAAATTTTTAAATCCATTGTTCTTACTTTTATTAGGAATTTTATTATTGATGGCATTTATTAAGCCAATGGGGGCGATTAATAGTGCACCGGTTCAAACAGCTTATGAATCAAACGCATTCTTCAAAGGCTTTGTAGAAGGTTACAATACGCTTGACGCTTTAGCCTCTTTAGCATTTGGAATTATTATTGTCACCACCATTCGTCATCGTGGAATCACTCGACCTGCAACCATTGCTATTGACACGATTAAATCGGGTGCCATCAGTATTGTATTAATGGGCGTTATCTACAGTCTTTTATCTTACATGGGAACCATGAGTTTAGGGACGTTTGCGTTAAGTCAAAATGGTGGTATTGCGCTCGCACAAATTGCTCAACATTATCTAGGAACGTTTGGTAGCATTGTATTAGCTTTAATTGTTATTATTGCTTGCTTAAAAACAGCGATTGGTCTCATTTCGGCCTTCTCAGAAACTTTTATTGAATTGTTTCCCAAACAAAACTATCTCTTTTTTGCTACTAGCGTCAGTTTAATGGCCTGTCTATTTGCAAATATTGGTTTAACAAAAATCATTGAATTTTCTACACCGGTCTTGATGTTCTTATATCCGTTAGCAATGACACTGATTTTATTAGCAATTATCGGACCACTATTTAAACATGATTCACGTGTCTATCAAATGACCACTTATTTTACATTAATTGCTTCAATTATCGATGGCCTAAACGCTAGTCCAAAATTTTTAGCTAACACGAGTTTTGCCCAATGGATGATCCATTTAGGCGAAGAGTATCTTCCGTTGTTCGCCATTGGCATGGGATGGGTCTTACCTGCTTTCATTGGTTTTGTCATTGGGATTAGTTGGTACTTAATTGATCGAAAATAG
- a CDS encoding methyl-accepting chemotaxis protein: MDTLSSNNQSATKILEEDIKKISSILVDINSVAQQTKLLSFNASLEAARVGNKASGFSVVASEMQKLANQTKQLTQDIHENIESINEQTIKVLESSTSTNNKINASKENLESLLVSYKKLLETANSLNDEATILKDVN; the protein is encoded by the coding sequence GTGGATACATTATCTTCAAATAACCAGTCAGCAACTAAAATTTTAGAAGAAGATATAAAAAAAATCTCATCTATCTTGGTTGATATTAATTCAGTAGCACAACAAACTAAGCTTTTATCTTTCAATGCTTCCTTAGAAGCTGCTCGAGTAGGGAACAAAGCTTCTGGCTTTAGTGTAGTTGCGAGTGAAATGCAAAAATTAGCAAATCAAACCAAACAATTAACGCAAGATATTCATGAAAATATTGAGTCCATTAATGAACAAACCATTAAAGTTTTGGAAAGTTCTACTTCCACAAACAATAAAATTAATGCATCGAAAGAAAATTTGGAAAGTCTGTTAGTTTCTTATAAAAAACTACTAGAGACAGCGAACAGTTTGAACGATGAAGCAACAATTTTAAAAGATGTCAATTAA
- a CDS encoding PAS domain-containing protein, with amino-acid sequence MNFNLDAQQKELFFNSMFKELAVIIFNTNKEVVFSNEKMAAALGYSQEEILHLHHKTFCFDEYIYSENYQNFWDSLLILKKSFQDKIFRKRENGEQIILESVYFPVLNNQNSI; translated from the coding sequence ATGAATTTTAATTTAGACGCACAACAAAAAGAATTGTTTTTTAATTCGATGTTTAAAGAATTAGCAGTAATTATTTTTAATACCAATAAGGAAGTTGTTTTTTCTAATGAAAAGATGGCAGCTGCTTTAGGATACTCACAAGAGGAGATATTACATTTACATCATAAAACATTTTGTTTTGATGAGTATATTTATAGCGAAAATTATCAGAATTTTTGGGATTCTCTGCTTATATTGAAAAAAAGTTTCCAAGACAAAATTTTTAGAAAAAGGGAAAATGGTGAACAAATTATTTTAGAAAGTGTATATTTTCCTGTGTTAAATAATCAAAATAGCATTTGA
- a CDS encoding helix-turn-helix domain-containing protein gives MTNDLAKRIIDLRESKNWTQTQLAKKMDLSKSIMSKIESGHRKITTDELKSLAEIFGVSTDYLLGIASSTTSSQTTSFDIHDLLESNAQDSLQ, from the coding sequence ATGACCAATGACCTTGCGAAACGAATTATTGATTTACGGGAAAGCAAGAACTGGACACAAACACAGCTGGCTAAAAAAATGGATTTAAGCAAATCAATCATGAGCAAAATTGAATCTGGACATCGCAAAATCACCACAGACGAATTAAAATCGTTGGCAGAAATTTTCGGTGTTTCAACAGATTATTTACTAGGAATTGCTTCATCCACTACTTCTTCACAAACAACATCCTTCGATATTCACGATTTATTAGAATCTAATGCACAAGATTCTTTACAATAA
- a CDS encoding NAD-dependent protein deacylase yields MNHCNRQEAKNRLMNATAITFLTGAGISTPSGIPDYRSLKGIYQGLEAPEYLLSRTCMQTEPEKFYTFVMNLYHPEAKPNVIHQKIAALATNQKIRVVTQNIDGLHEKAGTAHCTNFHGTLYACTCRRCNQAVAWQEYIQSDRHESCGGQIRPDVVLYGEGFQQAVLDEAMQAVAQADLLVIVGTSFQVHPFCDLIHYKKASADVLVINQTEIDLPYSYQLLQEDASHVFKEL; encoded by the coding sequence ATGAATCATTGTAACCGTCAGGAAGCGAAAAATCGATTAATGAACGCAACTGCAATTACCTTTTTAACAGGTGCAGGTATTTCAACACCCTCTGGTATTCCGGATTATCGTTCATTGAAGGGGATTTATCAAGGTTTAGAAGCGCCAGAATATCTGTTAAGTCGTACATGTATGCAAACTGAACCCGAGAAATTTTATACGTTTGTGATGAATTTGTATCATCCAGAAGCGAAACCCAATGTGATTCATCAAAAAATTGCTGCATTAGCTACGAATCAGAAGATACGCGTAGTGACACAAAATATTGACGGGCTCCATGAAAAAGCGGGAACCGCTCATTGTACAAATTTTCATGGAACTTTGTATGCTTGTACTTGTCGTCGTTGCAATCAAGCAGTTGCGTGGCAAGAATATATCCAATCAGACCGCCACGAATCATGCGGTGGACAAATTCGTCCGGATGTGGTGTTATATGGCGAAGGATTTCAACAAGCTGTTTTGGACGAAGCGATGCAGGCGGTTGCTCAAGCTGATTTACTCGTGATTGTCGGTACATCCTTTCAAGTACATCCATTTTGCGATTTGATTCATTATAAAAAGGCTTCGGCTGATGTTTTAGTTATCAATCAAACGGAGATTGATTTGCCCTATTCGTATCAATTATTACAAGAAGATGCGAGTCATGTATTTAAAGAACTTTAA